TCACGGGTAATAATGAATAATAGAttaatgtgttttaaagaaaaattattttaagaagaaatcttGTGGcactttaaatgaatatttttcagcATAATTACTATTCGGTTATCAAAACTTATTTGTACCAAAGGGGTAATTGTAGGATAGGCATATATAATAAACTTCTGAACAGTCAGGATGACTCGGTCATACATCCATAACATGTCTAAGGTGAATGAGATGATGAAGTCCACCCAGTACAtgaccacaaagaaaaccacCAGCAGCAAGATAGTCAGGGTGGCCCTTTTCTCAGGGGACTGTCTCAGGTGACTGATGCTATGAACATGCTTGCATTGCCTTTGATGCCTGAACAAAAAAATtaccatgtatgtgcttgtgaTCAGCATGACtcctacaagaaacacatctctgaAAGTTGGCATTGTAAAAATCAGTCCCCTGATGATGTAGTTCATGGGTAAGTTTGAGCAGGATTTAGTGACCTGCATCTGGTTGGTCTCACTCACATTGGTAAAACCAGCAGCATAAAAGATCCTGTTAGTACTGAAGGACAAGTTGAAAGTCCAAATACATAAGAAAACATAGGCCATGTATTTTTTTAGCTTTTGTTTAAATTTGGCCAACAAAGAGGTATTGGGACTGATAGTAACTGCCTGGaacacactcagaaggcaggtggTGCAGATAGAGAGGCCTCTCATCACCCTGAATAAGTAAAAAGTTGCTTTGCATTTTAAGTCATTTCTAATGTTCGGTGACTCAAATAAGTCTGTAAGCAACATATCCCCTCCAATGAGAACCATCATTGTGTGAACAAAGGTCAGCTGACAGGAGATCAGGTCTGTGGGCTTAGGTCTGTGACCTAGaattatgaaaatatagaaaacaagaagaaacatgTTGGCTAGGACTCCAAGTCCagcttggaaataaaaaaaaattttgaatgAGGACATAAGTGGAAAATGTATTCATCTTAACAGCACAGTGGAAGTTTATTTcatatatctgaaaaaaatagaGCATACATCAAGCTTGTGATACACTGGAAAATATGTTTATATCATCATTCTATTTTTCCATATTAGTTGTTGATTAACCTGACTCTTTGCTTTTGATGATCCAGACTGTGCATCATAGCCTATATTTCTATTTGTCTTCCatgtatctcatatatatatatatatatatatatatatatatatatatatatatatataaaatagacaaTAAATATATTCACATGTATTTATACAAAATTTACAATTTGTAAACCTTTATTGCACCTATGTCTCATACAAGAGAAATCCAAtcctatttatttaaattgtctCATTTTATTCTTAATATCTAAAACAGTAGTTGGGAGCAAAGAATAGTATTCACATTTGTACAACTGAATAAAGCTTATGTTAATATGGAAAATAGTCACAAAGATATACAGAAAGACTTAATGATTCAGTCTCATATTACATAATTTTTACTGTGTTATATTTTGCAACTATCTATGTTTGACTCATAATTCTAATAAAATCACAGTGCTAATTTATGGTAATCCCACTATTTAAATTAGCAAAATATCCTTCTCAattcatgtatttttaatgttCCTTTTTCTGTGAAACCCAGActataaactaaaaatataagtaCAGTTGGAGACCACTAGTGTATTTTTCCATAGTGATTTTATATCCATTAATTATGGTTATAAAAGTTTAGAGACATTTCAAGTTTAGTTTCTATCCCATTATCTTTTGTGAGTCATCAGGTTTAAAGCACTAACTCCCAGCTACAAAGACAAATACAATTTTCCTTTTGGGTGCATTTTAAATTGTTAATAGAATGGTAAGTTATGGCTTTTcagtaaaatatgtttatattttatctacctacttttttcttttatatttatctcCCTCCAACTCTCTAAGAAGCACCCCCTTTTCATGTTTCTCTGATAAGAAAATTTCATATTTCTTGTACCCTGCAATTCTTGTGTCTATTGCTCCCATGCCCAACCAATCCTGGCAATGGTTCAGTTCTCCTTTCCTGATTTCTGCAGTTACTATATACTACATAATCACATCTAAAAATGTGGAGCTAGGAGCCTCCAACCAGAGGGAACATGTGACATTAAGACAATCTGTATTTTCTATACATTTTGACAAACATGAGGTTGCTGAAAATGACCACATCATGATGCTGATTTGGAATTTCTATTTTGAAAGAGATTCCATCCTATGCAATGAAAACCAAAGTCTGCAGTGTTACCATATGTCATCAGCACCTACACACTTTTCACAGTTTCAATCAACAGTCTTAACCTTGCTCTCCATGTTAGTGGTTTCCTGAATCGGTTTATTAtggaattaatttaatttaattcagtACTTTAAAATCAGCTTATGTtacagaaaattgaaataactatGACCTTGATTTTGTTAGAAAAAGTGTGCCTAATTATTTTCAAGCTCACTAGTATAGTCTGCATAtatagatgcatgcatgcatgtctgtatgtaaaGAAATAATACAGAAGTTAGTGCCTGAGACCATCCTACAAGATTTTCATGAATAAGACACTATAAatcatacattttacatttacatGATGTTTTTCCTTCAAAAGCTTAATCTTGTAATGAATTCACTGTAATTTCCAGAGCCAATCATCTGATTCTCTCACTGACATACATTTATAGTAGCTGCACCAtgattttctgtttataaaagtTCCAGGGTATGGCCTGGAGATGTAGGTTTCTGAAGAAGAACACTTTTTGCATTGGGAAAGACCTAGATTTGATTTTCATCAATGACATAATACCTGTGGCCATTTGTTACTCTTGCTGTAGAGAATATGGTGCCTTCTCTGACCAGGcatgtgaacagtgtggagataatatatgtaggcaaaacatgcatatatgtaaaataaataattaaagttcAGGTTAATACTTATTTCAGACTTGGTCTGTAAACTATAAAAACTGTTCCCAAATTCTAATTTTATAACTACAGATAAACAAactatatgcatataaaatacattattaattagacattaataatttattaaaattactaCCAgcattatacataatataaaagatTATAATGTAACAAGTAAAagataataatgtaaaataattttctcaTCCCACAGATATATCTTTCAACCTCTCTTTTTCATATTCATTgcttttctaaatgttt
The DNA window shown above is from Arvicanthis niloticus isolate mArvNil1 chromosome 15, mArvNil1.pat.X, whole genome shotgun sequence and carries:
- the LOC117720963 gene encoding vomeronasal type-1 receptor 90-like; this encodes MSSFKIFFYFQAGLGVLANMFLLVFYIFIILGHRPKPTDLISCQLTFVHTMMVLIGGDMLLTDLFESPNIRNDLKCKATFYLFRVMRGLSICTTCLLSVFQAVTISPNTSLLAKFKQKLKKYMAYVFLCIWTFNLSFSTNRIFYAAGFTNVSETNQMQVTKSCSNLPMNYIIRGLIFTMPTFRDVFLVGVMLITSTYMVIFLFRHQRQCKHVHSISHLRQSPEKRATLTILLLVVFFVVMYWVDFIISFTLDMLWMYDRVILTVQKFIIYAYPTITPLVQISFDNRIVIMLKNIHLKCHKISS